Genomic DNA from Lactuca sativa cultivar Salinas chromosome 8, Lsat_Salinas_v11, whole genome shotgun sequence:
AAAAGTaaggataattatgtaattttaCATTTCACTCAacaagttttattaattaatataccTCAAGAAGTGCAAGGCCTACAACACCGAGGATTAGACCTGCAATTCCAACTAAGCCGATAGTTTCACCGAATAAAAAGGAAGCAAGAATAGAAACTGTCAAAGGCTGTGAATCAATTATAACCTGAAATAAAATATCAATATATTTGGTCAAACTTTTGACCtgtataaatataaataatactAAGCTTATGATTATAAATGTAACTAATTTATATAAAACATACACTGCCAAGGCCTGCTGATGTTTTTTCCAATCCTTTTGCTAAAAATCCCTGAAATGCATCACAAAATATAATCAAATTTCATACAAATCAAGTAAATCGAAAGAGTTGACTTTACTTGTATGCTGATAAAATGTTTGACTATTGGTCAATGGGTTGAATACAAGAAATAGTAAtgttactttcatttcttcctgtTACCACATTATACTTAGAAAAATTCTACCCAATTATAGGAATGTTTTTTTAAAGAGAAGAACccaattataggaatgttatctGAAAGTACAATGATATAATTGTTAGATTGTTTAAATTACAATGGCGCAATAAGAAAAATAAATGTAAATGCAATGCTAGAAAGAAATAAAAGTAGGACGTtgtaatacacaaataaatgaaagcaATTTGATATTTCTTGCATTGAGCCCTTCCTCTTAATGTTACAAGAATCATGAAAAAGATATAATTTTTATACTCCTGTCTCCATTAAATCTGTAAAAATTTCCACTTTGGATGTTTGAGAAACTTGTGATTTTACAATTTAGCTGCAAATCTCAAGTGGGAGTTACCTATGTGTTATCATTCGAACTTATTCATGCAAACGCAATTGATTTTGTTTGAAGAGATGAATAAATATGAACAATTTGAAGTCATGCTAACAAACTTATTGAAGTCTAAGAAACGAATTAACCTGAAAACAAGTAGCATCAACAAGGGAGAATAGTGCAATAGACAGCCAAGCATTTAGTCCCGATGGCATTTTCCGGCCACGAGAAGCAGCGAAAGCAACCAATAAAAATCCAGAAGGAATCAATCGGAAGGAGGAGATGAAAAGGGGTCCGGTTTTGGGCAAAACTTCCTTCATCGCCACCATAGCCGTACCCCAGAAGAAAAACGGCGACACCAGTAACGCCCATTCCAATACTACGTCAGTTAACGAAGCTGTTACTGGTTCGGTAATTTCATAATCGCCCTTTCCCTCTGAGGGAAAAACGCATTCCACATCGGTTCCGGTTCCAACACAATCGATTTCAGATGATGTTGGTGAAGAGAGGGTGTCGAATTGGGTTTCGGAATCAGAAGCTCGGGTTTTGAAGGAGATGCGGATGTGATTTGAGGAAATTTTGAGGGTGGTGAAGGGGAGAGATGGGTGTGGTAGTGAGATTGATAGTAGTGGTTTAGATGTAGAAGTAGAAGAAAAGGGGAGGTGGTTTTTGGTGACACCGTGGCGGCAGCGGAGGTAGGTAGTCGGTAAGGAAGGAAAATAAGAGGAAGTGGCGGAGGGCGAGGTGCAGCCATGGCAGGTCGGGAAAGAAGAAGAGGGAAAGGCCATTTCCCCCGGTTGATTGCCTGACTATTTTAGACTCATGTTTTGTTGGTTGAAAATTGAAATGAGTAAAATATGATCCCTTAGCTTGCAGTTAGATAATCTAGCCTTCGATTATAAATATTGACCATGTTGAAACTCTATTTGAGATAACATCCGAGGGTAAGTCTAAGGTAAATAAAATTATGaaactatgaagt
This window encodes:
- the LOC111916182 gene encoding WAT1-related protein At3g02690, chloroplastic, whose protein sequence is MAFPSSSFPTCHGCTSPSATSSYFPSLPTTYLRCRHGVTKNHLPFSSTSTSKPLLSISLPHPSLPFTTLKISSNHIRISFKTRASDSETQFDTLSSPTSSEIDCVGTGTDVECVFPSEGKGDYEITEPVTASLTDVVLEWALLVSPFFFWGTAMVAMKEVLPKTGPLFISSFRLIPSGFLLVAFAASRGRKMPSGLNAWLSIALFSLVDATCFQGFLAKGLEKTSAGLGSVIIDSQPLTVSILASFLFGETIGLVGIAGLILGVVGLALLEIPAISFNENNFSLWGSGEWWMLLAAQSMAVGTVMVRWVSKYSDPVMATGWHLVLGGIPLAVLSILAHDPAVSGGLNELTTNDVFALLYTSVFGSAISYGVYFYNATRGSLTKLSSLTFLTPMFASVFGFLYLGETFSPIQLTGAVVTVGAIYMVNYKNVVK